A single region of the Kineosporiaceae bacterium SCSIO 59966 genome encodes:
- a CDS encoding phosphoribosylglycinamide formyltransferase, whose amino-acid sequence MTADATPASAGRHRFTPSVPARLVVLLSGTGTLAQALLDAAADPAYGADVVAVGSDRPDAPGLQRARAAGVPTFVETLAAHPDRAAWDAALTERVAAHRPDLVVLAGFMRLVGPAFLDRFAGRCLNSHPALSPAFPGAHAVRDALAYGVRVTGTTLFLVDAGVDTGAIVAQHPVTVAPDDDEATLHARIKTHERRMLVDVVGRMARDGWTVSGRKVTIG is encoded by the coding sequence GTGACCGCCGACGCGACGCCGGCCTCCGCCGGCCGCCACCGGTTCACCCCGTCCGTCCCCGCCCGGCTCGTCGTCCTGCTCTCCGGGACGGGAACCCTCGCCCAGGCGCTGCTCGACGCCGCCGCCGACCCCGCCTACGGCGCGGACGTCGTCGCGGTCGGCTCCGACCGCCCCGACGCGCCCGGGCTGCAGCGGGCCCGGGCCGCGGGAGTCCCGACGTTCGTCGAGACGCTCGCCGCCCACCCCGACCGGGCCGCCTGGGACGCCGCGCTCACCGAGCGGGTCGCCGCCCACCGCCCCGACCTCGTCGTCCTCGCCGGGTTCATGCGCCTGGTCGGCCCGGCCTTCCTCGACCGGTTCGCCGGCCGCTGCCTCAACAGCCACCCGGCCCTGTCCCCGGCGTTCCCCGGGGCGCACGCCGTCCGGGACGCCCTCGCCTACGGCGTCCGGGTCACCGGCACCACCCTCTTCCTCGTCGACGCCGGGGTGGACACCGGCGCGATCGTCGCCCAGCACCCGGTCACGGTGGCCCCGGACGACGACGAGGCGACCCTGCACGCCCGGATCAAGACCCACGAGCGCCGGATGCTCGTCGACGTCGTCGGGCGGATGGCCCGCGACGGCTGGACCGTCTCCGGCAGGAAGGTGACCATCGGATGA
- the purH gene encoding bifunctional phosphoribosylaminoimidazolecarboxamide formyltransferase/IMP cyclohydrolase yields MSATPEADGRTPVRRALVSVYDKTGLEDLVTGLHAAGVTIVSTGSTAARIAAADVPVTPVEEVTGFPECLDGRVKTLHPRIHAGILADRRNPGHVQELADLGVEAFDLVVVNLYPFRETVHSGAGIEDVVEQIDIGGPAMVRAAAKNHANVAVVVDPGGYDDVLRQVRDGGFDLAARRRLAARAFAHTAAYDTAVARWCAAELAVDEDWWPPYAGMALERADVLRYGENPHQKGALYVDVDAPAGVAQSTQLHGKAMSYNNYVDADAAVRAAFDHERPAVAVIKHANPCGIAVADDDAADPVAQAHARAHACDPVSAFGGVVAANRPVTAGMAAQLADVFTEVVVAPSFTDDALRLLTARKNVRLLELPEGYRRDEVEWRQVSGGMLVQVRDAVDAAGDDPATWRLVAGDPADDATLADLAFAWRAVRAVKSNAILLAAGGASVGIGMGQVNRVDSCRLAVERAGAERARGAVAASDAFFPFPDGLQVLIDAGVRAVVQPGGSVRDEEVVAAAREAGVTMYLTGTRHFAH; encoded by the coding sequence ATGAGTGCCACCCCAGAGGCCGACGGGCGCACCCCCGTGCGCCGCGCCCTGGTCAGCGTCTACGACAAGACCGGCCTGGAGGACCTCGTCACCGGCCTGCACGCCGCGGGCGTGACGATCGTGTCGACCGGGTCGACCGCCGCGCGGATCGCCGCCGCCGACGTCCCGGTGACCCCGGTGGAGGAGGTCACCGGCTTCCCCGAGTGCCTCGACGGCCGGGTCAAGACCCTGCACCCGCGGATCCACGCCGGGATCCTCGCCGACCGGCGCAACCCCGGTCACGTCCAGGAGCTGGCCGACCTCGGCGTCGAGGCCTTCGACCTCGTCGTGGTCAACCTCTACCCGTTCCGGGAGACGGTGCACTCCGGCGCCGGCATCGAGGACGTCGTCGAGCAGATCGACATCGGCGGGCCGGCGATGGTCCGGGCCGCCGCCAAGAACCACGCCAACGTCGCCGTCGTCGTCGACCCCGGCGGGTACGACGACGTGCTCCGGCAGGTCCGCGACGGCGGGTTCGACCTGGCTGCCCGGCGCCGGCTCGCCGCCCGGGCCTTCGCGCACACCGCGGCCTACGACACCGCCGTCGCCCGCTGGTGCGCCGCCGAGCTCGCCGTCGACGAGGACTGGTGGCCCCCCTACGCGGGGATGGCGCTGGAGCGTGCCGACGTCCTGCGGTACGGGGAGAACCCGCACCAGAAGGGCGCCCTGTACGTCGACGTCGACGCCCCGGCCGGCGTCGCCCAGTCCACCCAGCTGCACGGCAAGGCGATGTCGTACAACAACTACGTCGACGCCGACGCCGCCGTGCGAGCCGCGTTCGACCACGAGCGGCCCGCCGTCGCGGTCATCAAGCACGCCAACCCGTGCGGTATCGCGGTCGCCGACGACGACGCGGCCGACCCGGTCGCCCAGGCCCACGCCCGCGCCCACGCCTGCGACCCGGTGTCGGCGTTCGGCGGCGTCGTCGCCGCCAACCGCCCGGTGACCGCCGGGATGGCCGCCCAGCTCGCCGACGTGTTCACCGAGGTCGTCGTCGCCCCGTCGTTCACCGACGACGCGCTGCGCCTGCTGACCGCCCGCAAGAACGTCCGGCTGCTCGAGCTGCCCGAGGGGTACCGGCGCGACGAGGTGGAGTGGCGTCAGGTGTCCGGCGGGATGCTGGTCCAGGTCCGCGACGCCGTGGACGCCGCCGGCGACGACCCGGCCACGTGGCGGCTCGTCGCCGGTGACCCCGCGGACGACGCCACCCTCGCCGACCTCGCCTTCGCCTGGCGCGCCGTCCGCGCGGTGAAGTCGAACGCGATCCTGCTGGCCGCCGGCGGTGCGAGCGTCGGGATCGGGATGGGTCAGGTCAACCGGGTGGACTCCTGCCGGCTGGCCGTCGAGCGGGCCGGCGCCGAGCGGGCCCGCGGCGCCGTCGCCGCCTCCGACGCGTTCTTTCCCTTCCCCGACGGGTTGCAGGTGCTCATCGACGCGGGGGTGCGGGCCGTCGTCCAGCCCGGCGGGTCGGTGCGCGACGAGGAGGTCGTCGCCGCGGCCCGCGAGGCCGGGGTCACGATGTACCTCACCGGCACCCGGCACTTCGCGCACTGA
- a CDS encoding FAD-dependent oxidoreductase → MLVVGAGLAGTYAVAGLRRRGFDGHLVMVGAEPHRPYDRPPLSKAVLTGGHTTRLEDDLGEDLDVLCDELLLDHRVTGLDVDASGVVIRGEGWDEPADAVLVTTGARPVVPAGWDGVLVLRTLDDAARLRAALVPGARLVVAGAGWIGAEVASSAAAVGCQVTVVEALPTPLGREIGTVGDLTRPWYAAAGVQLLTGRRVVSATGERVVLDDGEELVADAVVAALGVLPDAGWLGSGAHGVEVGADLRAVGPLAPHVLAAGDCAVRWSPRYDRWVAGGHWEEAMLAGDAAAATLAGEDVVHDPVPYVFSTQFGREVALAGRPHAGARVLVRGEPAAGEGFAAAWVLADTAGQDRLVALLTVDRPRDVAQARRALGGADGTGVPVDTAALGDPDVPVRAALRG, encoded by the coding sequence GTGCTCGTCGTGGGTGCCGGGCTCGCCGGGACCTACGCCGTCGCCGGCCTGCGCCGCCGCGGGTTCGACGGCCACCTGGTGATGGTCGGCGCCGAGCCGCACCGCCCGTACGACCGGCCCCCGCTGTCCAAGGCGGTGCTCACCGGCGGGCACACCACGCGGCTGGAGGACGACCTCGGGGAGGACCTCGACGTCCTGTGCGACGAACTGCTGCTCGACCACCGCGTCACCGGCCTGGACGTCGACGCCTCCGGGGTCGTCATCCGCGGCGAGGGGTGGGACGAGCCGGCCGACGCCGTCCTGGTGACCACCGGCGCCCGCCCGGTCGTGCCCGCCGGCTGGGACGGGGTGCTCGTGCTGCGGACGCTCGACGACGCGGCGCGGCTGCGCGCAGCGCTCGTGCCCGGTGCCCGGCTGGTCGTCGCCGGCGCCGGCTGGATCGGCGCGGAGGTCGCCTCCTCCGCGGCCGCCGTCGGCTGCCAGGTCACCGTGGTCGAGGCGCTGCCCACCCCGCTGGGCCGCGAGATCGGCACCGTGGGGGACCTCACCCGCCCCTGGTACGCCGCCGCCGGCGTACAGCTGCTCACCGGGCGCCGGGTGGTGTCCGCCACCGGGGAGCGGGTGGTCCTGGACGACGGGGAGGAGCTGGTGGCGGACGCGGTGGTGGCCGCGCTCGGCGTGCTGCCGGACGCCGGCTGGCTGGGCTCGGGCGCTCACGGCGTCGAGGTGGGCGCCGACCTGCGCGCGGTCGGTCCGCTGGCGCCGCACGTGCTCGCCGCCGGTGACTGCGCGGTGCGCTGGTCGCCGCGCTACGACCGCTGGGTCGCCGGCGGGCACTGGGAGGAGGCGATGCTCGCCGGTGACGCCGCGGCGGCGACGCTGGCCGGTGAGGACGTCGTCCACGACCCGGTGCCGTACGTGTTCTCCACCCAGTTCGGGCGGGAGGTGGCGCTGGCCGGCCGCCCGCACGCCGGGGCCAGGGTGCTCGTGCGCGGTGAGCCGGCGGCCGGTGAGGGCTTCGCCGCGGCGTGGGTGCTGGCCGACACCGCCGGGCAGGACCGGCTGGTGGCGCTGCTCACCGTGGACCGTCCCCGGGACGTCGCGCAGGCCCGCCGGGCGCTCGGCGGCGCGGACGGCACCGGGGTGCCCGTGGACACCGCGGCGCTGGGCGACCCGGACGTCCCGGTGCGGGCCGCGCTGCGCGGCTGA
- a CDS encoding DUF3017 domain-containing protein translates to MPDTTPAPDRGPGTGPHRGPGTGPDRLDRLSRLVVVLVGAAVVVPVLLLPVLGFRGSSLLLAGELLGAAAARALLPARAVAPLVVRTRTLDVLVLVVLAVLLAVLAATAPGG, encoded by the coding sequence GTGCCCGACACGACTCCCGCCCCCGACCGGGGGCCGGGCACGGGACCCCACCGGGGGCCGGGCACCGGACCCGACCGGCTGGACCGGCTGAGTCGGCTGGTCGTCGTCCTCGTCGGGGCCGCGGTCGTCGTCCCGGTCCTCCTCCTGCCGGTGCTGGGCTTCCGCGGGTCCTCGCTGCTGCTGGCCGGCGAGCTGCTCGGGGCCGCCGCGGCACGGGCGCTGCTGCCCGCGCGGGCGGTGGCCCCGCTCGTGGTGCGGACCCGAACCCTCGACGTGCTGGTGCTCGTGGTGCTCGCCGTGCTGCTCGCGGTGCTCGCGGCGACGGCCCCCGGCGGCTGA
- a CDS encoding malate dehydrogenase: MSTQSAPVKVAVTGAAGQIGYSLLFRVASGALLGPDTPVHLSLLEITPALGAVEGVAMELDDCAFPLLRGLDISDDATTAFDGANIALLVGARPRTKGMERGDLLEANGAIFTVQGRALNDHAADDLKVLVVGNPANTNALIAMHNAPDVPRERFTAMTRLDQNRAVAQLAKKTGVAVTDIRRMTIWGNHSATQYPDLFHAEVVGRNAAEVVGDQQWVEKEFIPTVQKRGAAIIEARGASSAASAASAAIDHTRDWVLGTADGDWVSMAVPSDGSYGVPEGLISSFPVTTSGGQWSIVPGLEIDDFSRSRIDASVAELAEERDAVRGLGLIG, from the coding sequence GTGAGCACACAGTCCGCCCCGGTGAAGGTCGCCGTCACCGGCGCCGCCGGCCAGATCGGCTACAGCCTGCTGTTCCGGGTGGCGAGCGGGGCCCTGCTCGGCCCCGACACCCCCGTGCACCTCAGCCTGCTGGAGATCACCCCGGCGCTCGGGGCCGTGGAGGGCGTGGCGATGGAGCTCGACGACTGCGCCTTCCCGCTGCTGCGGGGCCTGGACATCAGCGACGACGCCACCACCGCGTTCGACGGGGCGAACATCGCGCTGCTCGTGGGCGCCCGCCCCCGCACGAAGGGCATGGAGCGCGGCGACCTGCTCGAGGCCAACGGCGCCATCTTCACCGTCCAGGGCAGGGCGCTCAACGACCACGCCGCCGACGACCTCAAGGTGCTCGTCGTCGGCAACCCGGCCAACACCAACGCGCTCATCGCCATGCACAACGCCCCGGACGTGCCGCGGGAGCGGTTCACCGCGATGACCCGGCTCGACCAGAACCGGGCGGTGGCGCAGCTGGCGAAGAAGACCGGCGTCGCGGTGACGGACATCCGCCGGATGACGATCTGGGGCAACCACTCGGCCACCCAGTACCCCGACCTGTTCCACGCCGAGGTCGTCGGCCGCAACGCCGCCGAGGTCGTGGGCGACCAGCAGTGGGTGGAGAAGGAGTTCATCCCCACCGTGCAGAAGCGCGGCGCCGCGATCATCGAGGCACGCGGGGCGTCGTCTGCGGCGTCCGCGGCGTCCGCGGCGATCGACCACACCCGCGACTGGGTGCTCGGCACCGCGGACGGCGACTGGGTGTCGATGGCCGTCCCGTCCGACGGCTCCTACGGCGTGCCGGAGGGTCTGATCTCCTCGTTCCCGGTGACGACCTCCGGCGGGCAGTGGTCGATCGTGCCCGGCCTGGAGATCGACGACTTCTCCCGCAGCCGGATCGACGCCAGCGTCGCCGAGCTCGCCGAGGAGCGCGACGCCGTCCGGGGGCTCGGTCTCATCGGCTGA
- a CDS encoding S9 family peptidase, whose product MRPTDLPLLRQCGTPSLSPDGSWAVTSVVRPDTGTDEYVGGLWLVRTDGSAGPRPLTRGHRDTSPAVSPDGRYVAFLRAEPKGRPQLHLLELDGGEPLRLTDHHLGAGDPVWSPDSRRIAYTARVPEDGRYGTQEGVGPDAEPPRLVTTLAYREDGLGYTRDRRPHVFVLDVPDLADATVSSGAVAEPRRVTHGDVSHGDVAWTPDGAALLVVADAHDSRDTDLRRGVYRVPADGGDLTLVVGGDLTASAPVASPDGRTVWFIASEVGPSGTDFVARNAGLFTAPLAGGPAHRLTDAETVDLTESGRPVVTERGVLVADRSRGAVRLLAVPADGGDPHVLLDGELQVRGVDATADGRTVVAVVADPTTPGDLVALGAGATTRLTDVAAPLRAAGVRPLVELTVEADDGYPVHGWAVLPDPARWGDGPHPVLLTVHGGPYAQYGWGLFDEAQVYAGAGYAVLMCNPRGSAGYGQAHGRVVQGAMGTRDADDVLQFLDGALGDPRLPLDRDRVGVQGGSYGGYMTALLTTRTDRFTGAVVERGYLDATSFVGSADIGWFFPLGYHGSAEAMREQSPMTHVERVTTPTLVIHSENDWRCPVEQGQRWFTALRLGGVRTELLLFPGEGHELSRSGRPRHRQARFEHVLRWWSELLPVSPADPAHR is encoded by the coding sequence ATGCGCCCCACCGACCTGCCACTGCTGCGCCAGTGCGGCACGCCGTCCCTGTCCCCCGACGGCTCGTGGGCCGTCACCTCCGTGGTCCGCCCGGACACCGGCACCGACGAGTACGTCGGCGGGCTGTGGCTGGTCCGCACCGACGGCTCCGCCGGCCCGCGCCCGTTGACCCGCGGCCACCGGGACACCTCTCCGGCGGTGAGCCCGGACGGCCGGTACGTCGCGTTCCTGCGGGCCGAGCCCAAGGGCCGCCCGCAGCTTCACCTGCTCGAGCTCGACGGCGGGGAGCCGCTACGGCTCACCGACCACCACCTCGGCGCCGGTGACCCGGTCTGGTCGCCGGACTCACGCCGGATCGCCTACACCGCGCGGGTCCCCGAGGACGGCCGGTACGGCACCCAGGAGGGTGTCGGTCCGGACGCCGAGCCGCCACGTCTGGTGACGACGCTGGCCTACCGGGAGGACGGCCTCGGCTACACCCGGGACCGCCGGCCGCACGTGTTCGTGCTCGACGTCCCTGACCTCGCCGACGCGACGGTGTCCTCCGGCGCCGTCGCCGAGCCGCGACGGGTCACCCACGGGGACGTCAGCCACGGCGACGTCGCCTGGACCCCGGACGGCGCGGCCCTGCTCGTCGTGGCCGACGCCCACGACAGCCGGGACACCGACCTGCGCCGCGGGGTGTACCGCGTACCCGCCGACGGCGGCGACCTCACCCTCGTGGTCGGCGGGGACCTCACCGCCAGCGCTCCCGTCGCCTCCCCCGACGGCCGCACCGTGTGGTTCATCGCCTCCGAGGTCGGGCCCTCCGGCACCGACTTCGTGGCCCGCAACGCAGGACTGTTCACCGCCCCGCTGGCCGGCGGCCCGGCCCACCGGCTCACCGACGCCGAGACCGTCGACCTGACCGAGTCCGGCCGGCCCGTCGTCACCGAGCGCGGCGTCCTGGTCGCCGACCGGTCCCGTGGCGCCGTCCGGCTGCTCGCCGTCCCCGCCGACGGCGGTGACCCGCACGTACTGCTGGACGGCGAGCTGCAGGTCAGGGGCGTGGACGCCACCGCTGACGGCCGCACGGTGGTCGCGGTCGTCGCCGACCCCACGACCCCGGGTGACCTGGTGGCCCTGGGCGCCGGGGCCACGACCCGGCTCACCGACGTCGCGGCGCCGCTGCGCGCCGCCGGGGTCCGCCCCCTCGTCGAGCTGACCGTCGAGGCCGACGACGGCTACCCGGTGCACGGATGGGCGGTGCTGCCCGACCCGGCCCGGTGGGGCGACGGTCCGCACCCGGTGCTGCTCACCGTGCACGGCGGGCCCTACGCCCAGTACGGCTGGGGGCTGTTCGACGAGGCGCAGGTGTACGCCGGCGCCGGCTACGCCGTCCTCATGTGCAACCCCCGGGGGTCGGCCGGGTACGGCCAGGCCCACGGGCGCGTCGTCCAGGGAGCGATGGGCACCCGGGACGCCGACGACGTCCTGCAGTTCCTCGACGGGGCGCTCGGCGACCCCCGACTGCCGCTGGACCGCGACCGGGTCGGCGTCCAGGGCGGCTCCTACGGCGGGTACATGACCGCGCTGCTCACCACCCGCACCGACCGGTTCACCGGGGCCGTCGTCGAGCGCGGCTACCTCGACGCGACGAGCTTCGTCGGCTCGGCGGACATCGGCTGGTTCTTCCCGCTGGGCTACCACGGCTCGGCGGAGGCGATGCGCGAGCAGTCCCCGATGACCCACGTCGAGCGGGTCACCACCCCGACCCTGGTGATCCACTCCGAGAACGACTGGCGCTGCCCGGTCGAGCAGGGGCAGCGGTGGTTCACCGCCCTGCGGCTCGGCGGGGTCCGCACCGAGCTGCTGCTGTTCCCCGGGGAGGGGCACGAGCTCAGCCGCTCCGGGCGGCCGCGGCACCGGCAGGCCCGCTTCGAGCACGTGCTGCGCTGGTGGTCCGAGCTGCTGCCCGTCTCGCCGGCCGACCCGGCACACCGGTGA
- a CDS encoding aromatic ring-opening dioxygenase LigA has translation MATTSATRTGTDQSRLVRTLGIIVIIGGLILAIGGATTWGLVQSQLSAEKVTVAEDASFLAGDEVNGPFSAYAQAEIINEHALKASGGKTYAELAQDDPTRATVMNASFLRASLFTSVVSFGVAAMAMGLGVLFLLVGYALMKVAPATARY, from the coding sequence ATGGCCACCACCTCGGCCACTCGCACCGGCACCGACCAGTCCAGGCTCGTCCGCACCCTCGGCATCATCGTCATCATCGGCGGGCTCATCCTCGCCATCGGCGGCGCCACCACGTGGGGCCTCGTCCAGAGCCAGCTGTCCGCCGAGAAGGTCACCGTCGCCGAGGACGCCTCCTTCCTCGCCGGCGACGAGGTCAACGGCCCCTTCAGCGCCTACGCGCAGGCCGAGATCATCAACGAGCACGCCCTCAAGGCCTCCGGCGGCAAGACCTACGCCGAGCTGGCGCAGGACGACCCCACCCGCGCCACGGTGATGAACGCCTCGTTCCTGCGGGCCTCGCTGTTCACCTCCGTGGTCTCCTTCGGCGTGGCCGCGATGGCGATGGGCCTCGGTGTCCTGTTCCTGCTCGTCGGCTACGCCCTGATGAAGGTGGCGCCGGCGACCGCCCGCTACTGA
- the purU gene encoding formyltetrahydrofolate deformylase, whose translation MTTPLVLTLTCPDGPGIVHAVTEVIARLGGNITESKQFGDPGTGLFHLRLQVDSPASRTDLEAAFAPVAQRFSMDWQLDEVGRPTRTLVLVSKAAHCLNDLLFRQRSGLLPIEVPAIVGNHEDLRPLADFYGVPFHHVPVTPQTKPDAEARLLELVEDLDVELVVLARYMQVLSDDLCRRLEGRIINIHHSFLPSFKGARPYHQAHERGVKLIGATAHYVTADLDEGPIIEQDVERVDHTMTVAELVAIGQDVEAQVLSRAVRWHAEHRVLLDGHRTVVFR comes from the coding sequence GTGACGACCCCCCTCGTGCTCACCCTGACCTGCCCGGACGGGCCCGGGATCGTCCACGCCGTCACCGAGGTGATCGCCCGCCTGGGCGGCAACATCACCGAGAGCAAGCAGTTCGGGGACCCCGGCACCGGCCTGTTCCACCTGCGGCTGCAGGTCGACTCCCCCGCGTCGCGGACCGACCTCGAGGCGGCGTTCGCCCCGGTCGCCCAACGGTTCTCGATGGACTGGCAGCTCGACGAGGTGGGCCGGCCGACCCGCACCCTGGTGCTGGTGAGCAAGGCCGCGCACTGCCTCAACGACCTGCTGTTCCGGCAGCGCTCCGGGCTGCTGCCGATCGAGGTGCCGGCCATCGTCGGCAACCACGAGGACCTGCGCCCCCTGGCGGACTTCTACGGCGTCCCGTTCCACCACGTGCCGGTCACCCCGCAGACCAAGCCGGACGCCGAGGCCCGCCTGCTCGAGCTCGTCGAGGACCTCGACGTCGAGCTCGTCGTCCTGGCCCGCTACATGCAGGTGCTCAGCGACGACCTGTGCCGGCGGCTCGAGGGCCGGATCATCAACATCCACCACTCGTTCCTGCCGAGCTTCAAGGGCGCCCGGCCCTACCACCAGGCCCACGAGCGTGGCGTCAAGCTCATCGGGGCCACCGCCCACTACGTCACCGCGGACCTCGACGAGGGGCCCATCATCGAGCAGGACGTCGAGCGGGTCGACCACACGATGACCGTCGCCGAGCTCGTCGCGATCGGCCAGGACGTCGAGGCGCAGGTGCTCTCCCGCGCGGTGCGCTGGCACGCCGAGCACCGGGTCCTGCTCGACGGGCACCGCACCGTCGTCTTCCGCTGA
- a CDS encoding serine hydroxymethyltransferase produces MTDVPTSTSVTEQPLAEVDPEIARVLEQELGRQRDTLEMIASENFVPRAVLEAAGSVLTNKYAEGYPGRRYYGGCEYVDVAEDLARQRVRDLFGAEHANVQPHSGASANAAVMHALIRPGDTILGLELAHGGHLTHGMKINFSGRLYDVAAYGVDPETFRVDMDEVRRIALERRPRLIIAGWSAYPRQLDFAAFREVADEVGAYLMVDMAHFAGLVAAGEHPSPVPYADVVTTTVHKTLAGPRSGTILCREEHAKKIDSAVFPGQQGGPLMHVVAAKAVAFKIAATEEFRERQRRTVSGARVLAERLTRPDVAQAGVSVLTGGTDVHLVLVDLRDSELDGRQAEDRLHSVGITVNRNAVPFDPRPPMVTSGLRIGTPALATRGFGDEEFAEVADIIAEALKPSCDTDELRGRVRALTEAFPLYRGLEHW; encoded by the coding sequence GTGACCGACGTCCCGACGTCCACGTCCGTGACCGAGCAGCCGCTCGCCGAGGTCGACCCCGAGATCGCCCGCGTCCTGGAGCAGGAGCTCGGGCGCCAGCGCGACACCCTCGAGATGATCGCCAGCGAGAACTTCGTGCCCCGCGCGGTGCTCGAGGCCGCCGGGTCCGTGCTGACGAACAAGTACGCCGAGGGCTACCCCGGACGCCGGTACTACGGCGGGTGCGAGTACGTCGACGTCGCCGAGGACCTGGCCCGCCAGCGGGTGCGGGACCTGTTCGGCGCCGAGCACGCCAACGTCCAGCCGCACTCCGGCGCCTCGGCGAACGCGGCGGTCATGCACGCCCTCATCCGCCCCGGGGACACCATCCTCGGCCTCGAGCTGGCCCACGGCGGTCACCTCACCCACGGAATGAAGATCAACTTCAGCGGCCGGCTGTACGACGTCGCCGCCTACGGGGTGGACCCCGAGACGTTCCGCGTCGACATGGACGAGGTGCGCCGGATCGCGCTGGAGCGCCGGCCCAGGCTCATCATCGCCGGTTGGTCGGCGTACCCGAGGCAGCTGGACTTCGCGGCGTTCCGCGAGGTCGCCGACGAGGTCGGCGCCTACCTCATGGTGGACATGGCGCACTTCGCCGGCCTGGTCGCCGCCGGCGAGCACCCCTCACCGGTGCCGTACGCGGACGTCGTGACGACCACCGTGCACAAGACCCTCGCCGGACCGCGCAGCGGCACCATCCTGTGCCGCGAGGAGCACGCCAAGAAGATCGACTCGGCGGTGTTCCCGGGCCAGCAGGGCGGGCCGCTCATGCACGTGGTCGCGGCGAAGGCGGTGGCCTTCAAGATCGCCGCCACCGAGGAGTTTCGCGAGCGGCAGCGGCGCACCGTCTCCGGCGCCCGGGTGCTGGCCGAGCGGCTGACCCGCCCGGACGTCGCGCAGGCCGGGGTCTCGGTGCTGACCGGCGGCACCGACGTCCACCTCGTCCTGGTCGACCTGCGCGACTCCGAGCTCGACGGCCGGCAGGCCGAGGACCGGCTGCACTCGGTCGGGATCACCGTCAACCGCAACGCCGTCCCGTTCGACCCGCGCCCGCCGATGGTCACCTCCGGGCTGCGGATCGGCACCCCGGCGCTGGCCACCCGCGGGTTCGGCGACGAGGAGTTCGCCGAGGTCGCCGACA